The Papaver somniferum cultivar HN1 chromosome 6, ASM357369v1, whole genome shotgun sequence genome segment tgttaggattGATTCTACTCTGCATTTACCTAGATGGTTTAgcattttcttcaagatttatatGATGCATGCACAAAGTGGGACTTATGCCTTTAATATTTGATATTGTCCATCCTAATGCTTCTTTATGCttcttaagtacttctaaaagcttactctcATGTTCTATGTCTAAGGCAGATGAAATAGTTACATGCAAAGTATTACAAGATCCCAAAAATGCATATTTAAGAGTGTCAGGCAATGTTTTCAGTTCGAGCTTTGGTGGCTCAATAAGAGACGGGACAGACTTGGATTCAGAGAGTGGAAGTGGCTCCACTCTAGATTTCCATTTGGTGGTGTCCATGAGAGGTGCAGATTCAAGCAAAGAATTTACTTCacttatgtattcatcatcaaacaAATCTAAGTTAAAATTATTCAAACAAGCATGCAAAGGGTCAACAGACATGCTACTGGACAACGAATCCTGAATCAAACTTTCAATCATGTTgatttcatgcacatcatcatcatcatcaagatctaAATGTTGTTGGCTAGCATTGAAAATATTCAACTCCACAGTCATGTTACCAAACGAtaatttcaacactccattacgacagttAATGattgcattggacgtcgccaagaaaggacgtcctaaaatgacaggaatgtgacagtctgggttctgCACAGACTGGGTATCTAATACAATGAAGTCCAAGGGAAAATAGAACTTAACCTTGATTAGAACATCTTCtaccacaccacgaggaactttgacggATCTGTCCGCCAATTTATGAGTTATAGGTGTTGGTTTTAACTCTCCAAGACCCAACTGCACATACaccgaatatggcagtaggttaacactttcCCCTAAGTCCAGTAATGCCTTATTGACCATATGGTCACCTATCATGCATGTGATTGTGGGACAACCTGGGTCTCTAAATTTAGGTGGAGTCTTATTTTGAATGATAGAACTCGCCTGTTCAGCAAGAAAGTCACACTTATGCACATTAAGATTTCGCTTTTGTGTGCGCAGATCTTTCAAGAACTTAGCATAAGCAGGGATCTTCTTTATTGCTTCAAGAAATGGGATGTTGATGTTAACTCGTTTGAACATCTTTAACATCCCATTGTAATGGGTACCTTTCTTCTGTTGCACAAacctttgaggaaatggagcaacaggaacaTTAGCTGGCAAAGAAACATTAACATCAGTAGAttttttagatttacaaacatGCTCAGAGTCATTTTCTACAATGGATGTTTTCTGTGGCGTTGTATGCAATGATGAATCTGACTCAGACTCACTAGTCTGTGGTACGCCTACATTGTTATCAATAATTTTACCACTACGAAGAGTGGTGACAGCATGTGCAGTCTCATTACAATTAGATGTACTTTCCTGAAATGTACCTTTCGGATTTTGCTGAGGTTGACTACGGAGTTTACCCTTTTCCCTCTCATTTAGAGCATCACAAATTTGTCCCAACTTAAGTTCTAGACTAGAAAACCTTTGGTCATTCATCTTCTGATATTGCAAAATATTTTGATTCATTTGGTTTACACCATCATCAAATCTAGGCCTTTTCTCTACAGGGTACTGTGTGTGCGATTGTACTTGGGGGTTTCTAGGATATGAATATACCTGTGTATTTCCTGATGTACCCCCTTGTACAGGGcccttggaccatgaaaagttagggtggtttctccacccTGGGTTATGTGTCTGAGAATAGGGGTTATTCTCATGCTTTTGATACAAAACATTAGCTTGTTCAGGTCTGGACTCTTGAAATGCATGCAATTGTGGGCAGTTATCAACAAGATGATCAGAACTATTACAAGCAACACAAATAGAAACCTCAACTTGGTTGCAAGAAGTAGTTGCAGCAGATTTCACACTTTTCTCTAGTTCTAAAGCCTCAACTCTCCTAACCAATGATGCTATTTTAGCATTACCCTCAAAGTCAGACTCTATTTTATGAACATTACCCCTGATGGTCGACTTCCTAGGTGCTCTATCAGACTCCCATTGCTGAATTTTCTCGGCAACTTCATGCAAGAAGACCCACGACTCGTcggcacttttatctgtgaactCACCAttgcacatagattcaaccaaggttcGAGTGGCGAAATCCAACCCTTCATATAGAATTGTTGATAGTATCCACTGTTCGAAACCATGGTGAGGAAATTGTAGTAACAAATCGTTAAACCtttctaaatacttggacaatgtCTCACCATCTAGTTGAACAAAACTATTGATATCCTGACGAATGGTGGCTGTTTTGTGatttgggaagaactttttgaaaaattattTCATAAGTTCATCCCAAGTTCTAATGGACCAAGGCCGCAAAGCatatagccaagatttggctttttccttcaaagagaaaggaaacaaacgcaatttcagggaCTCTTCTGTCAACTGATTGAATCTGAGAGTCCAACAAATCTCCTCAaagtctctcacgtgatggtaagggttttcagcatcaacccctcGAAACACAGGGAGCATGTATCGTGCTCGCCTTTAACTCAAAATGACCAGCAGTTTCTGGTGGAACAATGCAAGAGGGCTGGCTTGTCCTCGTGGGGTACAAGTAATCTTTGAGACTGCGGGGTTGGACTATCTCGTCATCCATTGTCTCAGGTTGGTTAGGTCTTTCCTCGACAGACACAGGAATCTCAACTTACGTCCTCTCGCTGAATTCTAACTAGACGATTTGTTTGATCTCTAAAAGACACAATCATATCCCAGCAAACATACCAGTTAACCAGGCAGAAATTCAACTCAATTCAGAAACCAAGCACAACACAATTCCGAGTCTCAATTCAGGTTTTATGTGAATGAATGTCTAGACTATGCAAGAATACATACAGACATAATGTTATGCAAAAATTGATAATGCACAGTGAAAtagcaacttcagctagaaagtAAATTACCCAAATGTCACAGGATCATACACAAAGATGTTATAAGTGACAGGGATTTGACAATGCTTAACAACTAGTTTAGTTTGCATGCAAGATGGTGTATCATTCAAGACAAGGATATTAAAGTTGAGGCACGATACCGCCGGTATAAGACCGGGTTTAGGCACAACCAACAGGTTGTCTCGCAATCTTTTTCTCCTCACCTTTGGTTTGAAAAGCAGCACCACAGgtacctgttgagctcaaaagaCGAAGTTCAGTAACCAGATATACGCTGGTAAAGCAAAATCACGACAGTACATACACTGATTATGAATAACTGAGAAATGACTCTACAACATGACTATGATTTTGATTTACACTGATTTGCTAATCAGGACAGATTAAGCTATCAGTAACAAGGCAGTCACGATATAACAAGATGAAGTTAACACAAACTGCAAAGAGTTACAGAGTCTCAGACAAATTTCAAAAATGACAGATGAAATGTGAAACAACTATTTGAATTGATATTTTACAGGGTGATATTGAACTATTTTATACAACTACATGATTAGGTGCATGAACTGACTGATACGCAAAGATTGAAACTACAAGAATAATATGAACTGTAAATGCAAATAACTAAGACTACCTTTGGCAATGATACAACTAACTGAAACAAGGTGCAGATATGCgatgaaactgaaaatcaaaaaccaCAGCTAAACTAACACTAAGATGCAGACTTAACACTACCGAATGCAACAGACTCAAACTGGTTTAGACTTGCAGGAATGATGAACTAGTTCTCAATATGTAACCAGCTATGGATGATTTTTACTTACATAAATTGCTACAATACAAGACAGATGCAAGGACAGTTTCAACAAA includes the following:
- the LOC113290999 gene encoding uncharacterized protein LOC113290999, with the translated sequence MCNGEFTDKSADESWVFLHEVAEKIQQWESDRAPRKSTIRGNVHKIESDFEGNAKIASLVRRVEALELEKSVKSAATTSCNQVEVSICVACNSSDHLVDNCPQLHAFQESRPEQANVLYQKHENNPYSQTHNPGWRNHPNFSWSKGPVQGGTSGNTQVYSYPRNPQVQSHTQYPVEKRPRFDDGVNQMNQNILQYQKMNDQRFSSLELKLGQICDALNEREKGKLRSQPQQNPKGTFQESTSNCNETAHAVTTLRSGKIIDNNVGVPQTSESESDSSLHTTPQKTSIVENDSEHVCKSKKSTDVNVSLPANVPVAPFPQRFVQQKKGTHYNGMLKMFKRVNINIPFLEAIKKIPAYAKFLKDLRTQKRNLNVHKCDFLAEQASSIIQNKTPPKFRDPGCPTITCMIGDHMVNKALLDLGESVNLLPYSVYVQLGLGELKPTPITHKLADRSVKVPRGVVEDVLIKVKFYFPLDFIVLDTHQQHLDLDDDDDVHEINMIESLIQDSLSSSMSVDPLHACLNNFNLDLFDDEYISEVNSLLESAPLMDTTKWKSRVEPLPLSESKSVPSLIEPPKLELKTLPDTLKYAFLGSCNTLHVTISSALDIEHESKLLEVLKKHKEALGWTISNIKGISPTLCMHHINLEENAKPSR